A section of the Deinococcus taeanensis genome encodes:
- the ppgK gene encoding polyphosphate--glucose phosphotransferase — MSVILGIDIGGSGIKGAPVDTRTGTLSAERHRIPTPEGAAPNDVTRVVKELVEHFGLPGPVGVTFPGIVQRGRTLSAANVHPDWIGLDADALFTQATGRSVHLINDADAAGLAEARFGAGADVLGTVMVLTFGTGIGSALIHNGVLVPNTELGHLWLRDRHAETWASDRARERDDLNWKQWSKRVSAYLQHVELLFSPDLFIIGGGVSKKADKWLPHLQVERSHIVPARLLNEAGIIGAAMMATGTLPELTAQLEAPAPPKPAPRKRRA, encoded by the coding sequence ATGAGCGTGATCCTGGGCATCGACATCGGCGGGAGCGGTATCAAGGGCGCGCCCGTGGACACCCGCACCGGCACCCTGAGCGCCGAACGTCACCGCATTCCCACGCCGGAAGGCGCGGCACCCAACGACGTGACGCGCGTGGTGAAGGAACTCGTGGAGCATTTCGGTCTGCCCGGCCCGGTGGGCGTGACCTTCCCCGGCATCGTGCAGCGCGGCCGCACGCTGTCGGCCGCGAACGTCCACCCGGACTGGATCGGCCTGGACGCGGACGCCCTGTTCACCCAGGCCACCGGACGCTCCGTTCACCTGATCAACGACGCCGACGCCGCGGGCCTCGCTGAAGCGCGCTTCGGGGCGGGCGCAGACGTGCTGGGCACCGTGATGGTCCTGACCTTCGGTACCGGCATCGGCAGCGCCCTGATCCACAACGGCGTGCTGGTTCCCAACACCGAACTCGGGCACCTGTGGTTGCGCGACCGGCACGCCGAGACCTGGGCGTCCGACCGGGCGCGCGAACGCGACGACCTGAACTGGAAACAGTGGAGTAAACGCGTCAGCGCCTACCTGCAACACGTGGAACTGCTGTTCAGCCCGGACCTGTTCATCATCGGCGGGGGCGTCAGCAAGAAAGCCGACAAGTGGCTCCCGCACCTCCAGGTGGAGCGCAGCCATATCGTCCCGGCCCGGCTGCTGAACGAGGCGGGCATCATCGGCGCGGCCATGATGGCCACCGGCACGCTGCCCGAACTCACCGCTCAGCTGGAGGCGCCGGCCCCTCCCAAGCCTGCCCCCCGCAAACGCCGGGCCTGA
- a CDS encoding sporulation protein, which yields MGFLKKMMAAIGVGGARVDAQVHNPAVRIGETVNGVLIVQGGSLDQRIERVNLGIATRYKTDDTYAVHQLSRHPVTPGFDLRAGERREFPFSVPVEPGTPLSLPGTQLWLATDADIAGALDPSDQDPLQVLPSRSMEVLFGGAQRLGFQLSGSEIEYHHGRIVQEISFRPPHGQYRIAEIEMMLFPRPDGLDIILEVDRRATGMASIFTSEFERKGTWFLSTAALNAGPDAVAGELERRIHALL from the coding sequence ATGGGATTCCTGAAAAAGATGATGGCGGCCATCGGTGTCGGTGGCGCCCGCGTAGACGCCCAGGTGCACAACCCCGCCGTGCGGATCGGGGAGACGGTGAACGGCGTGCTGATCGTGCAGGGCGGTTCGCTTGACCAGCGGATCGAACGGGTGAACCTGGGGATCGCCACCCGGTACAAGACGGACGACACCTACGCTGTTCATCAGCTGAGCAGACACCCCGTAACGCCCGGCTTCGACCTGCGGGCCGGCGAGCGGCGCGAGTTCCCCTTCAGCGTGCCCGTGGAGCCCGGCACGCCCCTGTCTCTGCCCGGGACTCAGCTGTGGCTCGCCACCGACGCGGATATCGCCGGCGCCCTCGACCCCAGTGACCAGGACCCGCTGCAGGTTCTGCCCAGCCGCAGCATGGAGGTGCTGTTCGGGGGCGCGCAGCGGCTGGGCTTCCAGCTCAGTGGCAGCGAGATCGAGTACCACCACGGCCGGATCGTGCAGGAAATCAGTTTCCGCCCTCCGCATGGTCAGTACCGCATCGCGGAGATCGAGATGATGCTCTTCCCCCGCCCGGACGGCCTGGACATCATCCTGGAAGTGGACCGCCGCGCCACGGGGATGGCCAGCATCTTCACCAGCGAATTTGAACGCAAGGGCACCTGGTTCCTGAGCACCGCCGCTCTGAACGCCGGCCCTGACGCCGTGGCCGGCGAACTGGAGCGCCGCATTCACGCCCTGCTGTAA
- a CDS encoding ABC transporter ATP-binding protein encodes MTPAAPLAQPAERGGAPLALQDVTYHYHGRKAHGAGVGPLNLTVAAGEFLCVVGPSGSGKSTLLSLLAGFLKPQSGQITLAGEPVRGPHPRLTLVQQEAALFPWLTVGGNVAFGLRNVPRAERGARVTEALRQVGLAGYERRRPHELSGGQRQRVSLARALVTRPGLLLLDEPFSALDHATRTTLADELLALWRHSGVTVVFVTHQLEEALHLGQRVVALHDGEVALDAPASATSVDALKRLLQA; translated from the coding sequence ATGACCCCAGCCGCTCCCCTGGCCCAGCCCGCAGAGCGTGGCGGCGCACCCCTGGCCCTGCAGGACGTCACCTACCACTACCACGGACGCAAGGCGCACGGCGCCGGCGTCGGGCCTCTGAACCTGACGGTAGCTGCCGGGGAGTTCCTGTGCGTGGTCGGCCCCAGCGGCAGCGGCAAAAGCACCCTGCTGTCCCTCCTGGCCGGGTTCCTGAAACCCCAGTCCGGCCAGATCACGCTGGCGGGCGAACCGGTGCGCGGCCCCCACCCCCGCCTGACCCTGGTGCAGCAGGAAGCGGCGCTGTTTCCGTGGCTGACCGTGGGCGGCAACGTGGCGTTCGGCCTGCGGAATGTCCCGCGCGCAGAGCGGGGGGCCCGCGTCACCGAGGCGCTGCGGCAGGTGGGCCTCGCCGGGTACGAGCGGCGCCGGCCTCACGAGCTGTCCGGCGGGCAGCGCCAGCGGGTCAGCCTCGCGCGGGCCCTCGTGACCCGGCCGGGGCTGCTGCTGCTGGACGAACCGTTCAGCGCGCTGGATCACGCCACGCGCACCACGCTGGCCGACGAACTGCTTGCCCTGTGGCGGCACTCGGGCGTGACCGTCGTGTTCGTGACGCACCAGCTGGAGGAGGCCCTGCACCTGGGGCAGCGGGTGGTGGCCCTGCACGATGGCGAGGTCGCGCTGGACGCTCCGGCCAGCGCCACCAGCGTGGACGCCCTGAAACGTCTGCTGCAGGCGTAA
- a CDS encoding ABC transporter permease has translation MTVSPLSPERPATPPAAVSSRWQTLALQVVGLLVILGIWWLLTDVLKLYPPYVFPGPKAVWTEISYGLWGNGPQDGKLLSAIGGSLRRVVVGYTIAVLLGTLVGLLLGAWRPLRATVGSYLTGVQSVPSIAFVPFAILFLGLNERAVLFVVILEGFIPVALAVSGALLNVPPALRVAGRTLGAGPLSLTLRVLLPASVPSILTGLRTAWSFAWRALVGGELLIAGSTSLGELLEVGRNTANVALVMATIIIIGIIGGLFDTLLRAAEGRVRSTYGLEVPQ, from the coding sequence ATGACTGTCTCACCCCTGTCCCCTGAACGGCCCGCCACGCCCCCGGCCGCAGTTTCCTCGCGCTGGCAGACCCTGGCGCTGCAGGTGGTGGGCCTGCTCGTGATCCTGGGGATCTGGTGGCTGCTCACCGACGTCCTGAAACTCTACCCGCCGTACGTGTTCCCCGGCCCGAAAGCCGTGTGGACGGAAATCAGTTACGGCCTGTGGGGCAACGGCCCGCAGGACGGCAAGCTGCTCTCTGCCATCGGCGGCAGTCTGCGCCGCGTGGTGGTCGGGTATACCATCGCCGTTCTGCTGGGCACCCTGGTGGGCCTGCTGCTGGGCGCGTGGCGGCCGCTGCGGGCCACGGTCGGGTCGTACCTGACCGGCGTTCAGAGCGTGCCCAGCATTGCCTTCGTGCCGTTCGCGATTCTGTTTCTCGGCCTGAACGAACGGGCGGTGCTGTTCGTGGTGATTCTCGAAGGGTTCATTCCGGTGGCGCTGGCGGTGTCCGGCGCGCTGCTGAACGTCCCGCCGGCCCTGCGCGTGGCGGGCCGGACCCTGGGGGCAGGGCCACTGAGCCTGACCCTGCGGGTGCTGCTGCCGGCCAGTGTGCCCAGCATCCTGACCGGGCTGCGGACCGCGTGGAGCTTCGCGTGGCGCGCCCTGGTCGGCGGGGAACTCCTGATTGCGGGCAGCACCAGTCTGGGTGAACTGCTCGAGGTGGGCCGCAACACGGCGAACGTGGCCCTGGTGATGGCGACCATCATCATTATCGGCATCATTGGCGGGCTGTTCGACACGCTGCTGCGCGCCGCGGAGGGCCGCGTGCGCAGCACCTACGGGCTGGAAGTGCCACAATGA
- a CDS encoding ABC transporter substrate-binding protein: protein MTRSSLISLLALTLTTTAAAQDAQTVRLGFFPNLTHAPALVGLQRGTFQKALGKVKLDAKEFVSGTTLTEAFAAGQIDIAYVGPGPAINAAGRGMPLQIVAGASEAGAVLVARKDSGIRSYKDLAGKVVAVPSLGNTQDISLRHILNENSLKSKTDGGNVTITPIAPADVLAAFAGKRVDATLVPEPWGAALEAQGHRVIGTEKTVWREGRYPTTIVIVNAKFAAANPQLVTAFLKAHADTVAFINRSPAAAQAAVNAQLQKLTGTSLDLRVLQRAFARTRFTTALDLAALKEYAALNVEAGYARSAPDLTPFLRK from the coding sequence ATGACCCGCAGCTCATTGATCAGTCTGCTTGCCCTGACCCTGACCACCACAGCAGCCGCACAGGACGCCCAGACGGTCCGCCTGGGGTTTTTCCCGAACCTTACGCACGCCCCCGCCCTCGTAGGGCTGCAGCGCGGCACCTTCCAGAAAGCGCTGGGCAAGGTGAAACTCGACGCCAAGGAATTCGTGTCCGGGACGACCCTGACCGAGGCGTTCGCCGCCGGGCAGATCGACATCGCGTACGTCGGCCCGGGGCCGGCCATCAACGCGGCCGGTCGCGGCATGCCCCTGCAGATCGTGGCGGGAGCCAGCGAGGCCGGCGCGGTGCTCGTGGCCCGCAAGGACAGCGGCATCAGGAGCTACAAGGACCTGGCCGGGAAGGTCGTGGCGGTGCCCAGCCTGGGCAACACCCAGGACATCAGCCTGCGGCACATCCTGAACGAGAACAGCCTCAAGTCCAAAACAGACGGCGGCAACGTGACCATCACGCCGATCGCGCCCGCCGATGTTCTGGCCGCATTCGCGGGCAAACGCGTGGACGCCACGCTCGTCCCTGAACCCTGGGGCGCCGCGCTGGAAGCGCAGGGGCACAGGGTCATCGGGACCGAGAAGACCGTGTGGCGCGAGGGCCGCTACCCCACCACCATCGTGATCGTGAACGCGAAGTTCGCCGCAGCGAACCCCCAGCTGGTCACGGCGTTCCTGAAGGCCCACGCGGACACCGTGGCGTTCATCAACCGCTCCCCGGCCGCCGCGCAGGCCGCCGTGAACGCACAGCTGCAGAAACTGACCGGCACGTCCCTGGACCTGCGGGTGCTGCAGCGCGCCTTCGCGCGCACGCGCTTCACGACTGCCCTGGACCTCGCCGCGCTGAAAGAGTACGCGGCGCTGAACGTGGAAGCCGGGTACGCCCGCAGCGCGCCGGACCTCACGCCCTTTCTGCGCAAGTAA
- the sat gene encoding sulfate adenylyltransferase — protein MTILLPDTTTLPSPLGGTLVNRVRRAGHDFDPASLTGLPRLEVSERTLADLEMLGTGAYSPLTGFLGEADYLSVIERLRLADGTPWSVPITLPVAREDAARLHGRVVLTHAGQDVGWIDVQELYEARKALEAREVYRTEDAAHPGVAALYAQGDLNLAGEVALFEVPRGAFPRHHRTPAEVRATIEARGWRSTVAFQTRNPIHRAHEYLQKVALELVDGLLLHPLVGTTKGDDVPATTRVRAYEVLLEQYYPQARTLLSVYPAAMRYAGPREAILHALSRRNYGVTHFIVGRDHAGVGSYYGTYDAQEIFSAYTPQELGVQILKFEHTFYCNSCGQLVSPRTCPHDASHHLVLSGTKVREKLRAGENLPREFTRPEVAEVLRAAYAERS, from the coding sequence ATGACGATCCTGCTGCCTGATACCACCACCCTGCCCAGCCCCCTGGGCGGCACCCTTGTCAACCGCGTCCGCCGCGCCGGGCATGATTTCGACCCGGCCAGCCTGACCGGCCTGCCGCGCCTGGAGGTCAGCGAACGGACCCTCGCGGACCTGGAGATGCTCGGCACCGGCGCGTACTCCCCCCTGACCGGCTTCCTGGGCGAGGCCGACTACCTCAGCGTGATCGAGCGCCTGCGGCTCGCGGACGGCACGCCCTGGAGCGTCCCCATCACGCTGCCCGTGGCGCGCGAGGACGCCGCGCGCCTCCACGGCCGCGTGGTCCTCACGCACGCCGGGCAGGACGTCGGCTGGATTGACGTGCAGGAACTGTACGAGGCCCGCAAGGCCCTGGAGGCGCGCGAGGTGTACCGCACCGAGGATGCCGCCCACCCCGGCGTGGCCGCCCTGTACGCGCAGGGAGACCTGAACCTTGCCGGCGAGGTGGCCCTGTTCGAAGTGCCGCGCGGCGCCTTCCCCCGTCACCACCGCACCCCGGCCGAGGTGCGGGCCACCATCGAGGCCCGCGGCTGGCGTTCCACAGTAGCGTTCCAGACCCGCAACCCGATTCACCGGGCGCACGAGTACCTCCAGAAGGTGGCCCTGGAACTCGTGGACGGCCTGCTGCTGCACCCGCTGGTGGGCACCACCAAGGGAGACGACGTGCCCGCCACCACCCGCGTGCGCGCGTACGAGGTGCTGCTGGAGCAGTACTACCCGCAGGCCCGGACCCTGCTGAGCGTGTACCCGGCCGCCATGCGGTACGCCGGTCCGCGCGAGGCGATCCTGCACGCCCTGTCCCGCCGGAACTACGGCGTGACGCACTTCATCGTGGGTCGCGACCACGCGGGCGTGGGCAGCTACTACGGCACGTACGACGCGCAGGAGATTTTCAGCGCCTACACCCCGCAGGAACTGGGCGTGCAGATCCTGAAATTCGAGCACACCTTCTATTGCAATTCCTGCGGGCAGCTGGTGAGCCCCCGGACGTGCCCGCACGACGCGTCGCACCACCTCGTGCTGAGCGGCACGAAGGTCCGGGAGAAGCTGCGTGCCGGCGAGAATCTGCCCCGCGAGTTCACGCGGCCTGAAGTGGCTGAAGTGCTGCGCGCCGCGTACGCCGAGCGGTCCTGA
- a CDS encoding phosphoadenylyl-sulfate reductase — protein MTTLERRPDFAPDSDPLDVIRWALAAYGDVLMPSAFNLNGVVLLDLAVRAGYRGEVVFVDTGYHFPETLATRDRLAARYPELKFVTLNDGASPEDGQTDPALYAADPDACCAVRKVAPLQAYLRQKAPAALLNARSRDQATTRAEIPFVEQGVRVKVNPLAHWTREMLEAYATAHDLPVNPLYWDGFLSVGCWTCTRAVRPGEDARAGRWAGKGKTECGLWAGENRL, from the coding sequence ATGACCACGCTGGAACGCCGCCCTGACTTTGCGCCGGACAGCGATCCGCTGGACGTGATCCGCTGGGCGCTGGCCGCCTACGGTGACGTGCTGATGCCCAGTGCGTTCAACCTGAACGGCGTGGTGCTGCTGGACCTGGCCGTCCGGGCCGGGTACCGGGGTGAAGTGGTGTTTGTGGACACCGGATACCACTTCCCGGAAACGCTGGCCACCCGCGACCGGCTGGCAGCGCGCTACCCGGAGCTGAAGTTCGTGACCCTGAATGACGGGGCCTCACCGGAGGACGGACAGACGGACCCGGCGCTGTATGCCGCGGATCCGGACGCCTGCTGCGCGGTGCGGAAGGTGGCGCCGCTGCAGGCGTACCTGCGGCAGAAGGCGCCGGCGGCGCTGCTGAACGCCCGCAGCCGTGACCAGGCGACCACGCGCGCCGAGATTCCTTTCGTCGAGCAGGGCGTCCGGGTGAAGGTGAATCCGCTGGCGCACTGGACGCGTGAGATGCTCGAGGCGTACGCCACCGCCCATGACCTGCCGGTGAATCCGCTCTACTGGGACGGTTTCCTGAGTGTCGGGTGCTGGACGTGTACCCGCGCCGTGCGGCCGGGCGAGGACGCCCGCGCGGGTCGCTGGGCGGGTAAGGGCAAGACGGAGTGCGGCCTGTGGGCTGGGGAGAACAGGCTGTGA
- the cysC gene encoding adenylyl-sulfate kinase: MSAVTRRPAVTTGRVVWLTGLSGAGKSTLASALHSELVARGVPTELLDGDAVRENLSKGLGFSKADRDTNVRRIGFVAGLLAKHGVTVLVSAISPYADTRREVLASLPNALEVFVDAPLDVVTARDVKGLYLKALAGEIPHFTGVSDPYEAPDAPDLHLRTDLISVEDGVRQLLEALGV, from the coding sequence GTGAGTGCCGTGACCAGACGCCCGGCCGTGACCACGGGCCGCGTGGTGTGGCTGACCGGCCTCAGCGGCGCGGGCAAAAGCACCCTGGCGAGTGCGCTGCACAGCGAACTGGTGGCCCGCGGTGTGCCCACCGAGCTGCTGGACGGCGACGCTGTCCGTGAGAACCTCAGCAAGGGTCTGGGGTTCTCCAAGGCGGACCGGGACACCAACGTGCGGCGCATCGGTTTCGTCGCGGGTCTGCTGGCAAAGCACGGCGTGACGGTGCTGGTCAGCGCGATCAGCCCGTACGCCGACACGCGCCGCGAGGTGCTTGCGAGTCTGCCGAACGCCCTGGAGGTGTTCGTGGACGCCCCGCTGGACGTCGTGACGGCCCGGGACGTCAAGGGGCTGTACCTGAAGGCCCTCGCCGGGGAGATTCCGCACTTCACCGGCGTGAGCGACCCGTATGAGGCGCCCGACGCGCCGGACCTGCACCTGCGCACCGATCTGATCAGTGTCGAGGACGGCGTGCGGCAGCTGCTGGAGGCCCTCGGCGTATGA
- a CDS encoding nitrite/sulfite reductase, whose protein sequence is MSDIEALKKEVPPFQIFDLIPQYAAQGFIDPERIDLLKWAGVYPQRPQEDGFLMMRVRVPTAEFSSATLREVANIAEEYGRGFLDVTDRQAFQFHWLTIDKIPQIFERLEPLGLHPKGACGDTVRAVIASPLAGLDAREIIDVRPLALAMEGTLTGNPDFQDLPRKFKMSITAVPELEGIHMINDIGFLAHRVNGEIGFDVWVGGGLGAVAHLAKRLGVFIRPEEVVEVGQAITAAYRDHGYRQNRKKSRLKFLLKDLGVEKFREIVENDYLGRKLQDGPAAPVARFGGNDVLGINPQADGLNYVVVATTVGRIDPLKARRLAELADRFGKGVLRTTAFQNMVIPHVSTENLTALTEELAAINLAPKTTIRGTTIACTGNQFCRLALTETKARTSALVDHLEPLTLAMDVPFTINLTGCSNACTRYQVADLGFMGANRTDKDGTVHEVYNVHLAGSIGQAQRTGTKLKGAVHAEQLNAYTEAVLEDFQANKQPGESFVEYADRVGHERFAPDAVLAIREMVNA, encoded by the coding sequence ATGAGTGACATTGAAGCCCTGAAAAAAGAAGTCCCGCCCTTCCAGATCTTTGACCTGATCCCGCAGTATGCCGCGCAGGGCTTCATTGACCCGGAACGTATCGACCTGCTCAAGTGGGCGGGCGTGTACCCCCAGCGTCCCCAGGAAGACGGCTTCCTGATGATGCGCGTGCGCGTGCCCACTGCCGAGTTCTCCAGCGCCACCCTGCGCGAAGTGGCGAATATTGCCGAGGAGTACGGGCGCGGCTTCCTGGACGTCACTGACCGTCAGGCCTTCCAGTTTCACTGGCTGACCATTGACAAGATCCCCCAGATCTTCGAACGTCTGGAACCGCTGGGCCTGCACCCCAAAGGGGCTTGCGGCGATACCGTGCGCGCCGTGATCGCCTCGCCCCTGGCTGGCCTGGACGCCCGCGAAATCATCGATGTCCGTCCTCTTGCCCTTGCCATGGAAGGCACCCTGACCGGCAACCCGGACTTCCAGGATCTGCCCCGCAAGTTCAAGATGAGCATCACCGCGGTGCCTGAACTCGAAGGCATCCACATGATCAACGACATCGGCTTCCTGGCGCACCGCGTGAACGGTGAGATCGGCTTCGACGTGTGGGTCGGTGGCGGCCTGGGCGCCGTGGCGCACCTTGCCAAGCGCCTGGGCGTGTTCATCCGCCCTGAGGAAGTGGTCGAGGTCGGTCAGGCGATTACCGCTGCGTACCGTGACCACGGCTACCGTCAGAACCGCAAGAAGAGCCGCCTGAAGTTCCTGCTCAAGGACCTGGGTGTCGAGAAGTTCCGCGAGATCGTCGAAAACGACTACCTGGGCCGCAAACTGCAGGACGGCCCCGCCGCACCGGTGGCCCGCTTCGGCGGCAACGACGTGCTGGGCATCAACCCCCAGGCGGACGGACTGAACTACGTGGTCGTGGCGACCACCGTCGGCCGCATCGATCCGCTCAAGGCCCGCAGGCTGGCCGAACTGGCCGACCGTTTCGGGAAGGGCGTGCTGCGCACCACCGCCTTCCAGAACATGGTGATCCCGCACGTGAGCACCGAGAACCTCACGGCGCTTACCGAGGAGCTCGCGGCCATCAACCTTGCGCCAAAAACCACGATCCGCGGCACGACCATCGCCTGCACCGGCAACCAGTTCTGCCGCCTGGCCCTCACGGAGACGAAAGCGCGCACCTCGGCGCTGGTGGACCACCTGGAGCCGCTGACCCTGGCGATGGACGTGCCGTTCACCATCAACCTGACCGGTTGCAGCAACGCCTGCACCCGCTACCAGGTGGCGGACCTGGGTTTCATGGGCGCCAACCGCACCGACAAGGACGGCACCGTGCACGAGGTGTACAACGTGCATCTCGCCGGCAGCATCGGTCAGGCGCAGCGCACCGGCACGAAGCTCAAGGGTGCCGTGCACGCCGAGCAGCTCAACGCGTACACCGAAGCGGTGCTTGAGGACTTCCAGGCGAACAAGCAGCCCGGCGAGAGCTTCGTGGAGTACGCCGACCGCGTGGGCCACGAGCGCTTCGCGCCGGACGCGGTGCTGGCGATCAGGGAAATGGTGAACGCGTGA
- a CDS encoding DUF4395 domain-containing protein — protein sequence MIASAPPRHPARTDLSALKFNQFTVVLVTALAVTLTLPALTLVLGAAMLTGALIPHLSPLKAAYRLLGPVLHLQPEVVDEDPRAHHFAQGVGGTFLLASAALTFAGLQAAGVVLGVIVIALAALNLSRSICVGCLMYFQYRRLRYQLLKR from the coding sequence ATGATTGCCTCCGCCCCTCCACGCCACCCCGCCCGAACGGACCTCAGTGCACTGAAATTCAATCAGTTCACCGTTGTGCTCGTGACGGCCCTGGCCGTGACGTTGACGCTGCCCGCCCTGACGCTCGTGCTGGGCGCGGCCATGCTGACCGGCGCACTCATTCCGCACCTCTCCCCCCTGAAGGCCGCGTACCGTCTGCTGGGTCCCGTCCTGCACCTGCAGCCTGAAGTCGTGGACGAGGATCCCCGCGCGCATCACTTCGCGCAGGGCGTGGGCGGCACGTTCCTTCTTGCCTCCGCCGCCCTGACCTTCGCTGGCCTGCAGGCCGCCGGCGTTGTCCTGGGCGTCATCGTGATCGCCCTGGCCGCTCTGAATCTCTCCCGCAGCATCTGCGTGGGCTGCCTGATGTACTTCCAGTACCGCCGCCTCCGCTACCAGCTGCTCAAGCGTTAA
- a CDS encoding phosphoribosyltransferase family protein: MNTFKVQVGHVTRDLPIVPVSPDVRVALFNMLGDTEVTEEAGRELARLLPADIDVLVTPEVKALSLAHVISRESGKPYIVIRKTQKPYMVDPVAREVVSITTGKPQLLVLDGFDVQKIRGRKVAIVDDVVSSGGTLHSIRQIIEEVGGEVAAVVAVFTEGQERPEVTALGHLPLFR, from the coding sequence GTGAACACGTTCAAGGTTCAGGTGGGTCACGTGACCCGCGATCTTCCCATTGTGCCCGTTTCCCCTGATGTCAGGGTCGCCCTGTTCAATATGCTGGGCGACACCGAGGTGACCGAGGAGGCCGGACGTGAACTGGCCCGCCTGTTGCCTGCCGACATTGACGTGCTCGTCACCCCCGAGGTCAAGGCCCTGAGCCTCGCGCACGTCATCAGCCGGGAGAGCGGCAAGCCTTACATCGTTATTCGCAAGACCCAGAAGCCCTACATGGTCGACCCGGTCGCCCGCGAGGTCGTCTCCATCACGACCGGGAAACCGCAGCTGCTCGTTCTGGACGGCTTCGACGTGCAGAAGATCAGGGGCCGCAAGGTGGCCATCGTGGATGACGTGGTGTCCAGTGGCGGGACCCTGCATTCCATCCGGCAGATTATCGAGGAGGTCGGCGGTGAGGTCGCCGCGGTCGTCGCGGTGTTCACCGAAGGGCAGGAGCGGCCCGAGGTGACCGCCCTGGGCCACCTGCCCCTCTTCAGGTAG
- a CDS encoding phosphoribosyltransferase family protein, with amino-acid sequence MTANVPPEQELTVTIGGVQRTLPTVRAGGMGRVPLVEFIGDSEFTNAVAQAMVALIPQGTEVLLTVVTNALPLAHELSDRSGLPYVCARKKRRTYMQNPLIQDVPSMTLGVAETLWLDGPHADRLKGKRVTIVQDVIASGGTALALARLVERAGGTLNGYLAAFRQGEPSVTVTALQDLPRTLS; translated from the coding sequence ATGACCGCGAACGTCCCCCCTGAGCAGGAACTGACCGTCACGATTGGCGGCGTGCAGCGCACCCTTCCCACCGTCCGTGCCGGCGGGATGGGCCGCGTGCCCCTGGTGGAATTCATCGGCGACAGCGAATTCACCAACGCCGTTGCGCAGGCCATGGTGGCGCTCATTCCCCAGGGCACCGAGGTCCTGCTGACCGTGGTGACGAACGCCTTGCCGCTCGCGCACGAACTGAGCGACCGGTCCGGCCTGCCGTACGTCTGCGCCCGCAAGAAACGCCGCACGTACATGCAGAACCCCCTCATTCAGGACGTGCCCAGCATGACCCTGGGCGTCGCCGAGACCCTGTGGCTCGACGGCCCGCACGCCGACCGCCTGAAAGGAAAACGCGTCACTATCGTGCAGGACGTCATTGCCAGCGGTGGCACCGCCCTGGCCCTGGCGCGCCTTGTGGAACGCGCCGGCGGCACCCTGAACGGCTACCTTGCGGCGTTCCGTCAGGGTGAACCGAGCGTCACGGTCACTGCCCTTCAGGACCTGCCCCGCACGCTGTCCTGA
- a CDS encoding complex I NDUFA9 subunit family protein has product MRILVTGASGFVGKAVVAELIHRGHQVWAGSRRGEAGPGAHGVTLDVADPGSVQRAVGLADPEVVVHLVGIIAQQGEQTFERVHVEGTRHVLAATPRGARYVHMSALGAREDSDSRYSSSKARAEALVRASGLRWTIFQPSLIFGPGDDFFGRVLRELVSAGPVVPQIGDGSFPFRPVSVQDVAQAFAGAAGSEVGTGQTFALTGPEEFTFRQLLTLELQALGKRKPVLPVPLALMNLAVPLMQLLPQPPITRDQYAMLKEGNTAPNEPARTVFALPMLRLQEQLPGIVTRR; this is encoded by the coding sequence ATGAGAATTCTGGTCACCGGAGCGAGCGGGTTTGTGGGGAAAGCTGTGGTTGCGGAGCTGATTCACCGTGGGCATCAGGTGTGGGCAGGCAGCCGGCGGGGTGAGGCCGGCCCGGGCGCCCATGGGGTGACGCTGGACGTCGCCGACCCGGGCAGCGTGCAGCGTGCCGTCGGGCTGGCGGACCCGGAAGTGGTGGTGCACCTGGTGGGCATCATCGCGCAGCAGGGCGAGCAGACGTTCGAGCGGGTGCACGTGGAGGGCACGCGGCACGTGCTGGCAGCCACGCCCCGCGGCGCGCGGTACGTGCACATGAGCGCCCTGGGCGCCCGGGAGGACAGTGACAGCCGGTACTCCAGCAGCAAGGCGCGCGCCGAGGCGCTCGTGCGGGCCAGTGGGCTGCGCTGGACCATCTTTCAGCCGAGCCTGATTTTTGGGCCTGGGGACGATTTCTTCGGGCGCGTTCTGCGGGAACTGGTCAGCGCGGGGCCGGTGGTGCCGCAGATCGGGGACGGGTCGTTCCCGTTCCGGCCCGTCAGTGTCCAGGACGTTGCGCAGGCCTTCGCGGGCGCCGCAGGCAGCGAGGTGGGCACGGGTCAGACATTCGCGCTGACCGGCCCGGAGGAGTTCACGTTCCGGCAGTTGCTGACCCTGGAACTGCAGGCCCTGGGCAAACGCAAACCCGTGCTGCCGGTGCCGCTGGCCCTGATGAACCTGGCGGTGCCGCTGATGCAGCTGCTGCCCCAGCCGCCCATCACGCGTGACCAGTACGCGATGCTCAAGGAAGGCAATACGGCGCCGAACGAACCGGCCCGGACGGTGTTCGCCCTGCCGATGCTGCGGCTGCAGGAGCAGCTGCCGGGTATCGTCACGCGCCGCTGA